The following coding sequences are from one Diospyros lotus cultivar Yz01 chromosome 7, ASM1463336v1, whole genome shotgun sequence window:
- the LOC127805851 gene encoding uncharacterized protein LOC127805851, whose amino-acid sequence MDPCPFVRLIIESLALKLPVAKKPAGSGVCPSTTPCYCTLRIKSFPSQTALLPLCSAGGSDTSAPDSTSSSAGFVLDAAALRRLSGKPVILRVSVYTGRMGRTCGVKCGKLLGRAHVSMNFGGAELRAVTFHNGWMKLGSEPDKAMARLHLTVRAEPDPRFVFQFGGEPECSPVVFQIQGSIRQPVFSCKFNADRNGRSRSLPSDFGSKNTRGWITRTFSGEREKPGRERKGWMVTIHDLSGSPVAAASMITPFVPSPGSDRVSRSNPGAWLILRPHGASMSSWKPWGRLEAWRDRGPVDGLGYRFELVSNAGLAGGIPIAAGTMSVKKGGQFCIDSRSRADSVLNPLSPVRGFVMASTVEGERQASKPVVQVAMQHVTCMADAALFIALSAAIDLSMDSCGVFSQKLRKEFCQDEREFL is encoded by the exons ATGGATCCATGTCCGTTCGTTCGGCTGATAATCGAGTCGCTTGCTCTGAAGCTTCCGGTGGCGAAGAAACCGGCGGGCTCGGGGGTCTGCCCTTCAACGACGCCGTGCTACTGTACTCTCCGAATCAAGAGTTTCCCTTCTCAGACGGCGCTCCTGCCGCTCTGCTCCGCCGGCGGGAGCGACACTTCTGCGCCGGACTCCACCTCATCCTCCGCCGGATTCGTCCTCGACGCGGCCGCCCTCCGCAGGCTCTCCGGCAAGCCGGTCATCCTCCGGGTGTCGGTCTACACCGGGCGGATGGGTCGCACGTGTGGGGTGAAGTGCGGAAAGCTCCTCGGGCGAGCCCACGTCAGCATGAACTTCGGCGGGGCAGAGTTGCGGGCCGTCACGTTCCACAACGGGTGGATGAAGCTGGGGAGCGAACCGGACAAGGCGATGGCTCGGCTGCACTTGACGGTCCGGGCTGAACCGGACCCGAGGTTCGTGTTCCAGTTTGGGGGCGAGCCGGAGTGTAGCCCGGTGGTTTTCCAGATTCAGGGCAGCATCCGGCAGCCGGTTTTCAGCTGCAAGTTCAATGCCGACCGGAACGGTAGATCGAG GTCTCTTCCATCAGATTTCGGTTCAAAGAACACTAGAGGATGGATAACGAGGACGTTTTCCGGGGAAAGGGAAAAGCCGGGCAGGGAGCGAAAGGGCTGGATGGTGACGATCCACGACCTCTCCGGCTCGCCGGTAGCGGCCGCCTCCATGATCACTCCCTTCGTGCCCTCTCCCGGCTCCGACCGCGTCTCCCGCTCCAACCCGGGCGCCTGGCTCATCCTCCGCCCCCACGGCGCCTCCATGAGCAGCTGGAAGCCGTGGGGCCGCCTCGAGGCCTGGCGCGACCGCGGCCCCGTCGACGGCCTGGGCTACCGGTTCGAGCTCGTTTCCAACGCCGGCCTCGCCGGCGGCATCCCCATCGCCGCGGGCACCATGAGCGTCAAAAAGGGCGGCCAATTCTGCATCGACAGCCGGTCGAGAGCTGATTCCGTGTTGAATCCCCTATCGCCGGTTCGCGGATTCGTGATGGCTTCGACGGTGGAAGGCGAAAGGCAGGCGAGCAAGCCGGTGGTTCAGGTGGCTATGCAGCACGTGACTTGCATGGCCGACGCCGCTCTGTTCATCGCCTTGTCGGCCGCCATTGATCTGAGCATGGATTCTTGCGGCGTTTTCTCTCAGAAGCTCAGGAAGGAGTTTTGCCAGGACGAACGGGAGTTTCTCTGA
- the LOC127806878 gene encoding derlin-1 yields MSSPAEFYNSLPPVSKAYGTLCVLFTTAFQFGLYHPAYIALIYERIFSRFEVWRLITNFFFLGKFSINFGIRLLMIARYGVQLENGPFQRRTADFLWMMIFGAFTLLVLSAIPWFWSPFLGVSLVFMLLYVWSREFPTANINIYGLVTLKAFYLPWAMLVLDVIFGSELAPDLLGIIAGHLYYFLTVLHPLSTGKNILKTPMWVHKLVARWGVGAPTPARTQPGQPDQTPGVAFRGRSYRVGG; encoded by the exons ATGTCTTCCCCTGCAGA ATTCTACAATTCACTTCCACCTGTAAGCAAGGCTTATGGGACCCTATGCGTGCTCTTCACTACTGCATTCCAATTTGGATTGTATCATCCTGCATATATTGCATTGATATATGAGCGAATATTCTCACGATTCGAG GTTTGGAGGCTGATTACCAACTTCTTTTTCCTTGGCAAGTTCtctattaattttgggattcgCCTTCTAATGAT AGCAAGATATGGAGTCCAACTGGAGAATGGACCATTTCAGAGGCGTACAGCAGATTTCCTGTGGATGATGATATTTGGAGCTTTCACATTGTTG GTATTGTCTGCCATCCCCTGGTTCTGGTCCCCATTTTTAGGTGTGTCACTGGTCTTCATGCTTCTTTATGTCTGGAGCAGGGAATTTCCAACTGCTAACATCAACATTTATGGTCTCGTGACACTTAAG GCATTTTATTTACCTTGGGCCATGCTTGTTTTGGATGTGATTTTTGGTTCTGAACTGGCACCAGATCTATTGGGTATCATTGCTGGGCATCTGTATTACTTCCTGACTGTGTTGCATCCACTTTCTACTGGGAAAAACATACTGAAGACTCCCATGTGGGT ACATAAACTGGTTGCTAGGTGGGGAGTGGGAGCTCCAACACCTGCTCGCACCCAGCCTGGCCAGCCAGACCAGACTCCTGGTGTGGCCTTCAGAGGGAGGTCGTATCGAGTTGGTGGATGA
- the LOC127805890 gene encoding profilin-1-like, which yields MSWQTYVDEHLMCEIEGIRLSSAAIVGHDATVWSQSSSFPPLKPEEITAIMNDFAEPGSLAPTGLYLGGAKYMVIQGEPGAVIRGKKGPAGVTVKKTNQSLVIGLYDEPMTPGQCNMVVERLGDYLIDQGL from the exons atgtcgTGGCAGACATACGTCGACGAACACCTCATGTGTGAGATCGAGGGCATCCGCCTCTCCTCCGCCGCCATCGTCGGTCACGACGCCACCGTCTGGTCTCAGAGCTCCTCCTTCCCTCCG TTGAAGCCTGAAGAAATTACTGCAATTATGAATGATTTTGCTGAGCCAGGCTCTCTTGCTCCAACCGGTTTGTACCTTGGGGGAGCGAAATACATGGTGATCCAAGGCGAACCTGGGGCTGTCATTCGGGGAAAGAAG GGACCTGCTGGTGTTACTGTTAAAAAGACCAACCAATCATTGGTAATTGGGCTCTATGATGAGCCCATGACACCAGGCCAATGCAACATGGTTGTTGAAAGGCTTGGTGATTATCTCATCGACCAGGGTCTCTAA
- the LOC127806099 gene encoding glucan endo-1,3-beta-glucosidase 13-like isoform X2, which yields MGRGFRLIFAASLLLMLLDISKGSRIGVCYGRNADDIPTPDKVAQLVQLHKIRHVRIYDSNNQVLKAFANTGVQLMIGIPNSDLLPFSQFQSYADTWLRNTVLPYYPATKVTYITVGTEVTEAPSNVSALVVPAMQKIFTALRKTGLQGKIKVSSTHSLGVLSRSFPPSAGAFNSSHAFFLRPMLEFLAENRSPFMVDVYPYYSYRDSPKNVSLDYALFKSSSEVIDPNTGLLYNNLFDAQIDAVYYALMALNFRTIRIMVTETGWPSKGSSKETAATPDNAQTYNTNLIRHVINDTGTPAKPGQELDVYIFSLFNENRNPGMESERNWGLFYPDQTSVYSLDFTGRGAVDMTTQANITSSNGTWCIASSTASKADLQNALDWACGSGNVDCSAIQPSQPCFEPDNLVSHASYAFNSYYEQNGATDIACSFGGSGVKTNKNPSYDKCLYMTAGSNKTAASNTTATPSISSSVQLGFSLWICSCLLFIFLLLF from the exons ATATTTCCAAGGGAAGCAGAATTGGAGTGTGCTATGGAAGAAATGCTGATGATATCCCAACACCTGATAAGGTAGCACAGCTGGTTCAACTTCACAAGATTAGGCATGTGAGGATATATGACTCTAATAACCAGGTTCTCAAGGCATTTGCGAACACTGGAGTTCAACTCATGATAGGGATTCCAAATTCAGACTTGTTGCCATTCTCCCAGTTCCAATCCTATGCTGACACCTGGCTGAGGAACACTGTCCTTCCCTACTACCCTGCCACGAAGGTCACATACATAACTGTGGGCACTGAAGTTACAGAAGCACCCAGTAATGTCTCTGCCTTAGTGGTACCTGCCATGCAAAAAATTTTCACAGCTCTAAGAAAAACTGGTTTGCAGGGGAAGATTAAAGTTTCAAGTACCCATTCTCTTGGTGTTTTATCTCGATCCTTCCCACCCTCTGCAGGGGCTTTTAATAGCAGTCACGCATTCTTTCTAAGACCTATGTTGGAATTTCTAGCTGAGAACAGGTCACCATTCATGGTTGACGTATATCCATACTATTCTTATAGGGATTCTCCTAAAAATGTGTCGCTAGATTATGCTCTATTTAAGTCATCATCGGAAGTTATTGATCCAAATACAGGTTTGCTCTACAACAATTTGTTTGATGCACAGATTGATGCGGTTTATTATGCTCTGATGGCTCTCAACTTCAGAACAATTAGGATTATGGTTACTGAGACAGGGTGGCCCTCAAAAGGGTCAAGCAAAGAGACAGCTGCAACTCCGGATAATGCTCAGACTTACAACACCAATCTGATTCGTCATGTCATCAATGACACTGGTACTCCTGCAAAACCTGGACAGGAATTGgatgtttatattttttcattgttCAATGAGAACAGGAATCCTGGAATGGAATCTGAGAGGAACTGGGGGCTATTCTATCCAGACCAAACAAGTGTGTATAGCCTTGATTTCACTGGAAGAGGTGCTGTGGATATGACTACGCAAGCAAATATTACCAGTTCAAATGGAACATGGTGTATTGCTTCTTCTACAGCTTCTAAAGCTGATTTACAAAATGCCCTAGATTGGGCTTGTGGTTCTGGGAATGTGGACTGTTCTGCTATTCAGCCCAGTCAGCCTTGTTTTGAGCCGGATAATCTAGTTTCCCATGCATCATATGCATTCAACAGTTATTACGAGCAAAATGGAGCTACTGATATTGCTTGCAGTTTTGGAGGTTCAGGGgttaaaacaaataagaatCCAA GCTATGACAAGTGCCTGTACATGACAGCTGG GAGCAACAAAACTGCTGCAAGTAACACAACAGCAACACCTTCGATTTCTTCCTCTGTTCAACTGGGATTCTCTCTGTGGATTTGCAGTTGCCTTCTTTTCATCTTCTTACTATTGTTCTGA
- the LOC127806099 gene encoding glucan endo-1,3-beta-glucosidase 13-like isoform X1: MHSSTSFTNVSLPMNYGLLLRGDISKGSRIGVCYGRNADDIPTPDKVAQLVQLHKIRHVRIYDSNNQVLKAFANTGVQLMIGIPNSDLLPFSQFQSYADTWLRNTVLPYYPATKVTYITVGTEVTEAPSNVSALVVPAMQKIFTALRKTGLQGKIKVSSTHSLGVLSRSFPPSAGAFNSSHAFFLRPMLEFLAENRSPFMVDVYPYYSYRDSPKNVSLDYALFKSSSEVIDPNTGLLYNNLFDAQIDAVYYALMALNFRTIRIMVTETGWPSKGSSKETAATPDNAQTYNTNLIRHVINDTGTPAKPGQELDVYIFSLFNENRNPGMESERNWGLFYPDQTSVYSLDFTGRGAVDMTTQANITSSNGTWCIASSTASKADLQNALDWACGSGNVDCSAIQPSQPCFEPDNLVSHASYAFNSYYEQNGATDIACSFGGSGVKTNKNPSYDKCLYMTAGSNKTAASNTTATPSISSSVQLGFSLWICSCLLFIFLLLF; this comes from the exons ATATTTCCAAGGGAAGCAGAATTGGAGTGTGCTATGGAAGAAATGCTGATGATATCCCAACACCTGATAAGGTAGCACAGCTGGTTCAACTTCACAAGATTAGGCATGTGAGGATATATGACTCTAATAACCAGGTTCTCAAGGCATTTGCGAACACTGGAGTTCAACTCATGATAGGGATTCCAAATTCAGACTTGTTGCCATTCTCCCAGTTCCAATCCTATGCTGACACCTGGCTGAGGAACACTGTCCTTCCCTACTACCCTGCCACGAAGGTCACATACATAACTGTGGGCACTGAAGTTACAGAAGCACCCAGTAATGTCTCTGCCTTAGTGGTACCTGCCATGCAAAAAATTTTCACAGCTCTAAGAAAAACTGGTTTGCAGGGGAAGATTAAAGTTTCAAGTACCCATTCTCTTGGTGTTTTATCTCGATCCTTCCCACCCTCTGCAGGGGCTTTTAATAGCAGTCACGCATTCTTTCTAAGACCTATGTTGGAATTTCTAGCTGAGAACAGGTCACCATTCATGGTTGACGTATATCCATACTATTCTTATAGGGATTCTCCTAAAAATGTGTCGCTAGATTATGCTCTATTTAAGTCATCATCGGAAGTTATTGATCCAAATACAGGTTTGCTCTACAACAATTTGTTTGATGCACAGATTGATGCGGTTTATTATGCTCTGATGGCTCTCAACTTCAGAACAATTAGGATTATGGTTACTGAGACAGGGTGGCCCTCAAAAGGGTCAAGCAAAGAGACAGCTGCAACTCCGGATAATGCTCAGACTTACAACACCAATCTGATTCGTCATGTCATCAATGACACTGGTACTCCTGCAAAACCTGGACAGGAATTGgatgtttatattttttcattgttCAATGAGAACAGGAATCCTGGAATGGAATCTGAGAGGAACTGGGGGCTATTCTATCCAGACCAAACAAGTGTGTATAGCCTTGATTTCACTGGAAGAGGTGCTGTGGATATGACTACGCAAGCAAATATTACCAGTTCAAATGGAACATGGTGTATTGCTTCTTCTACAGCTTCTAAAGCTGATTTACAAAATGCCCTAGATTGGGCTTGTGGTTCTGGGAATGTGGACTGTTCTGCTATTCAGCCCAGTCAGCCTTGTTTTGAGCCGGATAATCTAGTTTCCCATGCATCATATGCATTCAACAGTTATTACGAGCAAAATGGAGCTACTGATATTGCTTGCAGTTTTGGAGGTTCAGGGgttaaaacaaataagaatCCAA GCTATGACAAGTGCCTGTACATGACAGCTGG GAGCAACAAAACTGCTGCAAGTAACACAACAGCAACACCTTCGATTTCTTCCTCTGTTCAACTGGGATTCTCTCTGTGGATTTGCAGTTGCCTTCTTTTCATCTTCTTACTATTGTTCTGA